From a single Vitis vinifera cultivar Pinot Noir 40024 chromosome 18, ASM3070453v1 genomic region:
- the LOC104882780 gene encoding probable L-type lectin-domain containing receptor kinase S.5 → MLGISHFTYFSPVVVESLLLALLLVGSFSPVECFHFKYQFFNDSTENDFLLTDSQITQDAIQVTYDVSGNPITNLSGQALYKRPFKLWSESKGTASFNTTFVLRITPRTDPGGEGLVFILTGRATRPENSEGKWLGIVNASTNGSAQNQIVAVEFDTRKSYMEDLSNNHIGVNVNSVYSIKQANLSINLSSGTDITVKIQYDGKNLSAFVGTQMKAPAIALPINLSDHLPQNVFVGFSASTGNHTQLNCVRSWEFSGSSVDEDPDLLWVWIMVPVTVLVSGVAFYFSWKWKCGKQEEEEDDPRVEQQIQGSSTAPRKFRLKELKAATENFNSKNELGKGGFGTVYKGFLKNKEVAVKRFSMNSHQSNQDFIAEVTTISNLHHKNLVKLVGWCYEKRELLIIYEFMPNTSLDKLIFCKKSDVENPITLNWETRYGIICGVAQALDYLHNGCEKRVLHRDIKASNIMLDSDFNARLGDFGLARIIQLNDQTHHSTKEIAGTPGYMAPESFHTGRAAVETDVYAFGVLVLEVVCGRKPGDQSVNNKYNNGIVDWVWEYYRRQRILDVVDLRLNGVFHKEQTEYALMLALSCCHPNPYQRPSMRIALRVLTGEVDPPVIPIEKPPFVWPATPPVSFREDLEYPPTEGLLSPPSELIGR, encoded by the coding sequence ATGTTAGGTATAAGTCATTTTACGTACTTTTCCCCAGTGGTTGTTGAGTCTCTACTTCTAGCACTTCTCTTGGTTGGTTCTTTTAGTCCAGTTGAATGTTTCCATTTCAAATATCAGTTCTTCAATGATTCTACTGAGAATGATTTCCTCTTAACGGATTCACAGATAACTCAGGATGCCATCCAAGTTACATATGATGTTTCTGGAAATCCTATTACAAATTTGTCTGGCCAGGCCCTGTATAAAAGGCCATTCAAGCTGTGGAGTGAAAGCAAAGGCACAGCATCCTTCAATACGACCTTTGTGCTCAGAATCACTCCGAGGACAGATCCAGGTGGTGAAGGCTTGGTCTTTATCTTAACTGGACGTGCCACTCGTCCAGAGAACAGTGAAGGGAAATGGCTTGGGATTGTGAATGCAAGCACAAATGGATCAGCTCAAAACCAGATAGTGGCAGTAGAATTTGACACAAGGAAAAGCTACATGGAGGACCTGAGCAACAACCACATTGGCGTGAACGTGAACAGCGTCTACTCAATCAAACAAGCGAACCTAAGCATCAATCTTTCAAGTGGCACCGATATAACAGTGAAGATTCAATATGATGGGAAAAATTTGAGTGCCTTTGTTGGAACGCAGATGAAGGCTCCAGCAATCGCTCTTCCTATTAACCTCTCAGACCATCTGCCACAGAATGTTTTTGTGGGATTCTCGGCTTCAACAGGGAATCACACTCAACTGAACTGTGTAAGGTCATGGGAATTCAGTGGTTCGAGTGTAGATGAAGATCCTGACCTGTTATGGGTCTGGATCATGGTTCCAGTAACAGTTTTGGTTAGTGGGGTGGCCTTCTATTTCTCTTGGAAATGGAAATGTGGAAAGCAGGAGGAAGAGGAGGATGATCCGAGGGTAGAACAACAGATTCAAGGCTCATCCACAGCTCCAAGGAAATTTCGACTGAAAGAACTTAAAGCTGCTACGGAAAATTTCAACTCCAAGAATGAGCTTGGCAAAGGTGGATTTGGGACAGTCTACAAAGGAttcttgaagaataaggaggtAGCTGTGAAAAGATTTTCAATGAATTCACATCAAAGCAACCAAGATTTTATAGCAGAAGTCACAACAATCAGCAATCTACATCACAAAAATCTTGTCAAATTAGTTGGATGGTGCTATGAAAAAAGGGAACTCCTAATAATATATGAGTTCATGCCAAATACGAGCCTAGACAAGCTCATATTCTGCAAAAAATCCGATGTGGAGAATCCAATCACACTGAATTGGGAAACAAGATATGGAATCATTTGCGGGGTGGCTCAGGCATTGGACTATCTTCACAATGGATGCGAGAAGAGGGTGCTTCACCGAGACATAAAAGCGAGCAATATAATGTTGGATTCAGATTTCAACGCCCGATTGGGGGATTTTGGATTGGCTAGAATTATTCAACTGAATGATCAAACTCACCACTCAACAAAAGAGATTGCAGGGACACCTGGGTATATGGCTCCAGAAAGTTTTCATACCGGTAGGGCTGCCGTTGAAACTGATGTATATGCCTTCGGTGTTCTTGTACTGGAAGTTGTCTGTGGAAGAAAGCCTGGAGATCAAAGCGTGAACAACAAATACAACAACGGGATAGTGGATTGGGTATGGGAATACTATAGGAGACAAAGGATTCTGGATGTCGTAGATTTGCGACTGAATGGGGTTTTCCACAAGGAGCAGACTGAATATGCACTGATGTTGGCATTGTCTTGTTGTCATCCCAACCCGTACCAGAGGCCATCCATGAGAATTGCTTTAAGGGTTCTCACAGGAGAGGTAGACCCACCAGTTATCCCCATTGAAAAACCTCCTTTTGTGTGGCCAGCCACACCTCCGGTCTCTTTCAGGGAGGATTTGGAGTATCCTCCCACAGAAGGCCTGCTCTCTCCACCTTCAGAACTCATTGGGAGATAA
- the LOC100251694 gene encoding LOW QUALITY PROTEIN: probable L-type lectin-domain containing receptor kinase S.5 (The sequence of the model RefSeq protein was modified relative to this genomic sequence to represent the inferred CDS: inserted 2 bases in 1 codon), with translation MRSEIAVDAIHVSGSPIPNLSGQALYXPFKLWSESKGTASFNTTFVLRITSRTDPGGEGLAFILTGRATRPENSEGKWLGIVNASTNGSAQNQIVAVEFDTRKSYMEDLNNNHIGVNVNSVYSIKQANLSINLSSGTDITVKVQYDGKNLSAFVGTQMKAPAIALPINLSDHLPQKVFVGFSASTGNYTQLNCVRSWEFSGSSVDEDPDLLWVWIMVPVTVLVSGVAFYFSWKWKCGKQEEEEDDPRVEQQIQGSSTAPRKFRLKELKAAAENFNSKNELGKGGFGTVYKGFLKNKEVAVKRFSRNSHQSNQDFIAEVTTISNLHHKNLVKLVGWCYEKRELLIIYEFMPNTSLDKLIFCKKSDVENPITLNWETRYGIICGVAQALDYLHNGCEKRVLHRDIKASNIMLDSDFNARLGDFGLARTIQLSDQTHHSTKEIAGTPRYMAPESFHTGRAAVETDVYAFGVLVLEVVCGRKPGDQSVNNKYNGIVDWVWEYYRRQRILDVVDLRLNGVSHKEQTEYALMLALSCCHPNPYQRPSMRIALRVLTGEVDPPVIPIEKPPFVWPATPPVSFREDLEYPPTGGLLSPPSELIGR, from the exons ATGCGTTCAGAGATAGCTGTGGATGCCATCCATGTTTCTGGAAGTCCGATTCCAAATTTGTCTGGCCAGGCCTTGTA GCCATTCAAGCTGTGGAGTGAAAGCAAAGGCACAGCATCCTTCAATACGACCTTTGTGCTCAGAATCACTTCGAGGACAGATCCAGGTGGTGAAGGCTTGGCCTTTATCTTAACTGGACGTGCCACTCGTCCAGAGAACAGTGAAGGGAAATGGCTTGGGATTGTGAATGCAAGCACAAATGGATCAGCTCAAAACCAGATAGTGGCAGTAGAATTTGACACACGGAAAAGCTACATGGAGGACCTGAACAACAACCACATTGGCGTGAACGTGAACAGCGTCTACTCAATCAAACAAGCGAACCTAAGCATCAATCTTTCAAGTGGCACCGATATAACAGTGAAGGTTCAATATGATGGGAAAAATTTGAGTGCCTTTGTTGGAACGCAGATGAAGGCTCCAGCAATCGCTCTTCCTATTAACCTCTCAGACCATCTGCCACAGAAAGTTTTTGTGGGATTCTCGGCTTCAACAGGGAATTACACTCAACTGAACTGTGTAAGGTCATGGGAATTCAGTGGTTCGAGTGTAGATGAAGATCCTGACCTGTTATGGGTCTGGATCATGGTTCCAGTAACAGTTTTGGTTAGTGGGGTTGCCTTCTATTTCTCTTGGAAATGGAAATGTGGAAAGCAGGAGGAAGAGGAGGATGATCCGAGGGTAGAACAACAGATTCAAGGCTCATCCACAGCTCCAAGGAAATTTCGACTGAAAGAACTTAAAGCTGCTGCGGAAAATTTCAACTCCAAGAATGAGCTTGGCAAAGGTGGATTTGGGACAGTCTACAAAGGAttcttgaagaataaggaggtAGCTGTGAAAAGATTTTCAAGGAATTCACATCAAAGCAACCAAGATTTTATAGCAGAAGTCACAACAATCAGCAATCTACATCACAAAAATCTTGTCAAATTAGTTGGATGGTGCTATGAAAAAAGGGAACTCCTAATAATATATGAGTTCATGCCAAATACGAGCCTAGACAAGCTCATATTCTGCAAAAAATCCGATGTGGAGAATCCAATCACACTGAATTGGGAAACAAGATATGGAATCATTTGCGGGGTGGCTCAGGCATTGGACTATCTTCACAATGGATGCGAGAAGAGGGTGCTTCACCGAGACATAAAAGCGAGCAATATAATGTTGGATTCAGATTTCAACGCCCGGTTGGGGGATTTTGGATTGGCTAGAACTATTCAACTGAGTGATCAAACTCACCACTCAACAAAAGAGATTGCAGGGACACCTCGGTATATGGCTCCAGAAAGTTTTCATACTGGTAGGGCTGCCGTTGAAACCGATGTATATGCCTTCGGTGTTCTTGTACTGGAAGTTGTCTGTGGAAGAAAGCCTGGAGATCAAAGCGTGAACAACAAATACAACGGGATAGTGGATTGGGTATGGGAATACTATAGGAGACAAAGGATTCTGGATGTCGTAGATTTGCGACTGAACGGGGTTTCCCACAAGGAGCAGACTGAATACGCACTGATGTTGGCATTGTCCTGTTGTCATCCCAATCCGTACCAGAGGCCGTCCATGAGAATTGCTTTAAGGGTTCTCACAGGAGAGGTAGACCCACCAGTTATCCCCATTGAAAAACCTCCTTTTGTGTGGCCAGCCACACCTCCGGTCTCTTTCAGGGAGGATTTGGAGTATCCTCCCACAGGAGGCCTGCTCTCTCCACCTTCAGAACTAATTGGGAGATAA